CCGCCGCCAATTGCGCAAGCCGACAAGCGCCAGCACGATGAATCCCGCGTACAAGCCTGCGGTCAGGTTCAGGTCTTTATAGATGTACACGCCGACGTAGATAATGTCGACCGCAATCCACAGCCACCAGTTGGCGACATATTTGCGCGCCATCCAGAACTGGGCCACCAGGCTGAAGCTGGTCAGCGCCGAATCCAGCCATGGAATGTGGGCGTCGGTGAAGCTGGCCATGACATAACCCAGCACTACGCTGCCCGCGGCGCCGGCCAGCAGGCCGGTCAGCAAACCCCGCTTCGGCAGGCGCTGCGGCTGGATATGCTGACTATCCTGGTCCGACGTCCCGCTTCTCCATTGCCACCAGCCGTACAGCTGCAT
This Collimonas sp. PA-H2 DNA region includes the following protein-coding sequences:
- the pnuC gene encoding nicotinamide riboside transporter PnuC encodes the protein MSGLEIVAVIVSALAVWLTARRHLWCWPIGLVSVLLYARIFLVAKLYSDLLLQLIFAVMQLYGWWQWRSGTSDQDSQHIQPQRLPKRGLLTGLLAGAAGSVVLGYVMASFTDAHIPWLDSALTSFSLVAQFWMARKYVANWWLWIAVDIIYVGVYIYKDLNLTAGLYAGFIVLALVGLRNWRRQLPGNHPPAAAAAL